A single region of the Serinus canaria isolate serCan28SL12 chromosome 1, serCan2020, whole genome shotgun sequence genome encodes:
- the CAPN5 gene encoding calpain-5: MFSSVKPYENQRYASLKKECQRRKQLFEDPLFPANDDSLFYKSRIQGIQWKRPKEICNDPRLFVDGISSHDLHQGQVGNCWFVAACSSLASRESLWQKVIPDWKEQEWNPEKPESYVGIFHFQFWRFGQWLDVVIDDRLPTLHNQLIYCHSNSKNEFWCALVEKAYAKLSGCYEALDGGNTADALVDFTGGVSEPIDLTEGDYIADEAKRNLLFERVLKVHNRGGLISCSIKATSAADMEARLACGLVKGHAYAVTDVRKVRLGHGLLSFFKSEKLDMIRMRNPWGEREWNGPWSDTSEEWQKVSKSEREKMGMTVEDDGEFWMTFEDFCKYFTDIIKCRLINTSYLSIHKTWEEAVLHGAWTRSSDPLKNRSGGCINHKDTFLQNPQYVFDVKKAEDEVLISIQQKPKRTSRKEGKGENLAIGFDIHKVELNRNYRMHTLQQKVASSIYINSRSVFLRTDLKEGRYVIIPTTFDPGHEGEFLLRIFTDVPSDCRELTLDEPPHTCWSGMCGYPQVVSQIHVLAAAGLKNQDSQGGADPYVIIKCEGQKVRSPVKKNTVSPEFDVKGLFYRKKPGQPIIVQIWNHNLISDEFLGQVVLTGDPSDRQSVHTLHLQDRGNRRSNDLPGTIAVMLLSSNILTNV; the protein is encoded by the exons ATGTTTTCCTCAGTGAAGCCCTACGAGAACCAGCGCTACGCCTCTCTGAAGAAGGAGTGCCAGCGGCGGAAGCAGCTCTTCGAGGACCCGCTTTTCCCCGCCAACGACGACTCGCTCTTCTACAAGTCAAGGATTCAGGGCATCCAGTGGAAGCGACCCAAA GAAATCTGCAATGATCCACGTCTCTTTGTGGATGGGATCAGCTCCCATGACTTGCACCAGGGCCAGGTTGGGAACTGCTGGTTCGTGgctgcctgctcctccctggcatCCCGGGAGTCTCTGTGGCAGAAG GTCATCCCAgactggaaggagcaggagtggAACCCTGAGAAACCCGAGAGCTACGTGGGGATCTTCCACTTCCAATTCTGGCGTTTCGGTCAGTGGCTGGATGTGGTGATCGACGACCGCCTGCCCACGCTCCACAATCAGCTCATCTACTGCCACTCCAACTCCAAGAATGAGTTCTGGTGTGCCTTGGTGGAGAAGGCTTATGCCAA GTTGTCAGGCTGTTACGAGGCCCTGGATGGAGGCAACACAGCTGATGCCCTGGTGGATTTCACTGGTGGGGTCTCTGAACCTATCGACCTGACCGAAGGGGACTACATCGCTGATGAAGCCAAGCGAAACCTCCTCTTTGAGCGCGTGCTGAAGGTGCACAACAGGGGAGGCCTCATCAGCTGCTCCATCAAA GCCACGTCAGCAGCTGACATGGAGGCTCGCCTGGCCTGCGGACTGGTGAAGGGCCACGCCTACGCGGTGACGGACGTGCGGAAGGTCCGTCTGGGCCATGGCCTTCTGTCCTTCTTCAAGTCGGAGAAGCTGGACATGATCCGCATGCGCAACCCGTGGGGTGAGCGGGAGTGGAACGGCCCTTGGAGTGACAC ctctgaggaGTGGCAGAAAGTGAGTaaaagtgagagagagaagaTGGGAATGACAGTGGAAGATGATGGGGAGTTCTG GATGACCTTTGAAGATTTCTGCAAATACTTCACGGACATCATCAAGTGCCGTCTGATCAACACCTCCTACCTGAGCATCCACAAGACCTGGGAGGAGGCAGTGCTACACGGGGCATGGACCAGAAGCAGTGACCCCTTGAAAAACCGCTCTGGAGGCTGCATCAACCACAAGGACACTTTTCTGCAGAACCCCCAA TATGTGTTTGATGTGAAGAAGGCAGAAGATGAAGTGCTGATCTCCATCCAGCAGAAGCCCAAAAGGACCAGTCGCAAAGAGGGCAAAGGAGAAAATTTGGCCATAGGCTTTGATATCCATAAG GTGGAGTTGAACAGGAACTACCGGATGCACACGCTGCAGCAGAAGGTGGCCAGCTCCATCTACATCAACTCCCGCAGCGTCTTCCTGAGGACAGACCTGAAGGAAGGCCGCTACGTCATCATCCCCACCACTTTTGACCCTGGTCATGAAGGCGAGTTCCTTCTCAGGATTTTCACAGATGTGCCTTCAGATTGCCG AGAGCTGACACTGGATGAGCCACCACACACCTGTTGGAGTGGGATGTGTGGCTACCCACAAGTAGTATCCCAGATCCatgtccttgctgcagctgggctcaAGAATCAGGACTCCCAAGGAG gAGCTGATCCTTATGTGATCATCAAGTGTGAAGGGCAGAAAGTTCGCTCTCCAGTGAAGAAGAACACGGTATCACCAGAATTCGATGTGAAAGGGCTCTTCTACCGCAAGAAGCCAGGACAACCCATCATTGTTCAG ATCTGGAACCACAACTTGATAAGCGACGAGTTCTTGGGCCAAGTGGTGCTCACGGGGGATCCCAGCGACCGGCAGTCGGTGCACACGCTGCACCTCCAGGACAGGGGGAACAGGAGGTCAAACGACCTCCCTGGAACCATTGCTGTgatgctgctcagcagtaacaTCCTCACTAATGTCTGA
- the OMP gene encoding olfactory marker protein, which translates to MAAGAGMLELPFTCDEQLTRRMRLRFQSLQQRNMRPQDGEKLLRPNEHIYRVDFIQQHQLRFLRWNVRLERPGKVTLTGTSQHWTPDLTHLMNRQLLEPVGIFWKKPGAEEVECNEADAQEFGERIAELAQIRKVMYFLLTFTGGLEPAQLKGSIVFKA; encoded by the coding sequence atggCAGCCGGGGCAGGGATGCTCGAGCTGCCCTTCACCTGCGACGAGCAGCTCACCCGGCGCATGCGGCTGCGcttccagagcctgcagcaaaGGAACATGAGGCCCCAGGACGGGGAGAAGCTGCTGCGCCCCAACGAGCACATCTACCGAGTGGATTTCATCCAGCAGCATCAACTGCGCTTCCTCCGCTGGAATGTGCGGCTGGAGAGACCTGGGAAGGTCACGCTGACGGGCACCTCCCAGCACTGGACTCCTGACCTCACCCACCTGATGAAccggcagctgctggagccggTGGGCATCTTCTGGAAGAAGCCAGGGGCTGAGGAGGTGGAGTGCAATGAGGCAGATGCCCAGGAATTTGGGGAGCGGATAGCAGAATTAGCCCAGATCCGCAAGGTGATGTATTTTCTCCTCACTTTCACTGGCGGCCTCGAACCAGCTCAGCTGAAAGGCTCCATTGTTTTTAAAGCCTGA